In Caldicoprobacter guelmensis, the sequence AATGTATTGGCGCCCTGCCCGCGTGGATGGAGATATGATACTCCAAAGCTTATGGAGATTGTGAGGTTGGCTATAGAGACCTGTGTATGGCCTCTTTATGAGGTGATTGAAGGCAAATTTATACTCAACTATAAGCCCAAGAATAAGCTGCCTGTAGTAGAATATCTGAAGCCGCAGGGCAGGTTCCGTCACCTGTTCACCAAGGAAAACGAAGGATTGATCGATGAGATCCAGAAAGAGGTAGACAGGAGATGGAACAGATTGCTTGAGCTGTGTGGAGAAGCATAAAGGGTTAAAAATAAAAAAGCACGTATGGGGTTTGCTCTCATGCGTGCTTTTTTTATTTTGATTTTGCTGTAAAAGCTCTATTTAATTCAGTAAAGTTTTCAGCAGCTGATTTTTGAGCTCGTTTTTACATCAAATTCCGTCTTAAGAGGTAAAATGGGATTTTTACATTGGAGTCATTTTTTTATTTCTAAAATTTAAGGGTTAGCATTTAAGCTAATTCATAGTAGCGGCCCAGGCTTTGGCCTATTGAGTCCTTTATTATCTCATATGCTGTGCAGGCTTCTATTTGTCTGTGATATTGCTTAATCAGTCCATATAGCAATGATTCTTCTTTAGAAGCTATTATTTCATATATCGCATCCAAATGAATAGGTCTATTTACCAGTGGCTGGAGGTTGGGGCAGTCGGATGAAATTTTTATTTCTACAGTATTCATATCTTGCTGCTGGGCCTCAACTTCTACTGTTCTATTACACAATGCGCATTTGGAGGCGTATTTACACATTTGAAAAACCCCCTTTCTCAGAAATGCCGGACTTTTGAACTTGATTTTCCGTATATTCTGTACTATTATTATACCATGAATACAAGGAGAGAAAAACACATTTTTTATTTAATAATTGTAAATTTTTTGACAGATGCAATTAATAATGATATAAATTTCACATTAA encodes:
- a CDS encoding DUF6951 family protein, which produces MCKYASKCALCNRTVEVEAQQQDMNTVEIKISSDCPNLQPLVNRPIHLDAIYEIIASKEESLLYGLIKQYHRQIEACTAYEIIKDSIGQSLGRYYELA